In the Mastacembelus armatus chromosome 2, fMasArm1.2, whole genome shotgun sequence genome, one interval contains:
- the lig4 gene encoding DNA ligase 4 yields MTEVTMEGTSKSSSAGQPSVAAQVPFLHLCTTLEKIQKSKLRPDKSKILGDFIESWRKFHSALHKSNPQTTDSFYPAMRLIVPPFERERMAYGIKESMLAKLYIDVLGLPKNGTEANKLLNYRAPTTSQGEAGDFAGMAYFVLKKRCTSQEQLSIKEVNDFLDSVAINNASKQKDLVKKNLLHLITHSSALEQKWLIRMILKDMKLGVSKETVLQVFHPDAAELYNVNTDLNKVCQQLHDPSVSLSEVSVGLFSAFKPMLAAVANIRNVEKQMGNSPFYIETKLDGERIQLHKDGDVYKYFSRNAFEYTQQFGGSPSEGSLTPYIHNVFKSHVVNCILDGEMMAYNQTAETFMQKGNKFDIKRLMDDSELQTCFCVFDVLLVNDQKLGKETLTKRYETLQTVFTPVKGRIHVVPKTKARTVQEVVNALNDAIDNREEGIMVKDPLSIYKPDKRGEGWLKIKPEYIDGLMDELDLLIVGGYWGKGRRGGMMSHFLCAVAEAPKPGEKPSVFHTLCRIGSGYTMKELYDLGLKLAKHWKVYRKNDPPPSILCGTEKPEAYIEPCNSVIIQVKAAEIVGSDMYKTNCTLRFPRIEKIRDDKEWHQCMTLAELQQFRSKASGKLASRHLCIDDDEPQKKKRKLPAKPKKLIGIIDHFKPQDLSGITKETDMFEDVEFCILNGTEDHSKAELEKGVARCGGIVVQNPGRDTYCVIAGVENMRVKNLILSNQHDVVWASWLLECLDQKVVVPWQPRHMIHMSPSTKEHFAKEYDSYGDSYSVDTDEQQLREVFGRIGSTDGQAAVDVSQVEQRYNWGDLPTSMFRPFKVYMDSYADIGDLKSAIPATCLEIRALEFRYHGGTVVQKLEEGVSHVIITEETRLLDLRTLRRCFRKKFKIVRDSWVTDSIKEGYLMNDTDYLV; encoded by the exons ATGACAGAGGTCACGATGGAGGGAACCTCCAAAAGCAGCTCTGCTGGTCAGCCATCTGTTGCAGCTCAGGTGCCCTTCCTTCACCTGTGCACCACTCTAGAGAAAATCCAGAAGTCTAAACTCCGTCCAGATAAATCCAAGATCCTCGGAGATTTCATTGAGTCATGGAGGAAGTTTCATTCTGCCCTCCACAAAAGCAACCCTCAAACAACAGACTCTTTCTACCCAGCCATGCGCCTCATAGTTCCCCCTTTTGAACGAGAGCGCATGGCATATGGCATCAAGGAGAGCATGTTAGCGAAACTCTACATTGATGTTTTGGGTCTGCCGAAGAATGGCACTGAAGCCAATAAACTACTAAACTATCGAGCTCCGACCACATCTCAAGGAGAAGCTGGAGACTTTGCTGGCATGGCGTACTTTGTGCTGAAGAAACGCTGCACCAGCCAAGAACAACTCAGCATCAAGGAAGTGAATGACTTTCTAGACTCAGTGGCCATCAACAACGCTAGCAAGCAGAAGGATCTTGTGAAGAAGAACCTGCTGCACCTCATCACCCACAGCTCAGCTCTCGAGCAAAAATGGCTCATCAGAATGATTCTGAAGGACATGAAGCTCGGAGTCAGTAAAGAAACCGTACTCCAAGTCTTTCACCCGGATGCTGCTGAGCTCTACAATGTCAACACAGACTTAAACAAGGTTTGTCAGCAACTCCACGACCCCTCAGTGTCTTTAAGTGAAGTCTCTGTCGGACTCTTCTCTGCCTTCAAGCCAATGTTGGCAGCTGTGGCTAACATCCGCAACGTGGAGAAACAGATGGGCAACAGCCCGTTTTACATTGAGACCAAGCTGGACGGAGAGCGCATTCAGCTGCACAAAGACGGAGACGTGTACAAGTACTTTAGCCGAAATGCTTTTGAGTACACGCAGCAGTTTGGAGGGTCCCCATCGGAGGGCTCGCTGACACCTTACATCCACAACGTTTTCAAGAGCCATGTTGTGAACTGCATCCTCGACGGTGAAATGATGGCGTACAACCAGACCGCAGAGACCTTCATGCAGAAAGGGAATAAATTTGACATCAAGAGGCTGATGGACGACTCTGAGTTACAGacgtgtttctgtgtgtttgatgtgttgTTGGTCAATGACCAAAAGCTTGGAAAGGAAACGCTGACGAAACGCTACGAGACCCTTCAGACAGTTTTCACCCCAGTTAAGGGAAGGATCCATGTGGTGCCAAAGACCAAAGCCAGAACTGTGCAGGAGGTGGTAAATGCTCTCAATGATGCAATAGACAACAGAGAAGAAGGGATCATGGTGAAGGATCCTTTATCCATCTATAAACCTGACAAGCGAGGGGAGGGATGGCTGAAAATAAAGCCTGAATACATTGATGGTTTGATGGATGAGCTTGACCTGCTGATTGTTGGAGGCTACTGGGGGAAAGGCAGACGGGGTGGGATGATGTCGCATTTCCTGTGTGCTGTGGCAGAAGCTCCAAAGCCTGGTGAGAAACCTTCagttttccacactctctgccGGATAGGCTCTGGCTACACCATGAAGGAGTTGTATGATCTTGGCTTGAAGCTCGCCAAGCACTGGAAAGTGTACCGGAAAAACGACCCACCACCATCCATCCTCTGTGGGACAGAGAAACCAGAAGCCTATATTGAACCCTGCAACTCGGTCATCATCCAGGTCAAGGCTGCTGAAATAGTTGGAAGCGACATGTACAAAACCAACTGCACCCTGCGTTTCCCCAGGATTGAGAAGATCAGAGACGACAAGGAGTGGCACCAGTGCATGACTctggcagagctgcagcagttcCGTAGCAAAGCATCTGGGAAACTGGCCTCCCGCCATCTTTGCATTGACGACGATGAACCACAAAAGAAGAAACGCAAACTGCCAGCCAAACCAAAAAAGTTAATCGGGATCATCGACCACTTTAAACCCCAGGACCTTTCCGGGATCACCAAAGAGACAGACATGTTTGAGGACGTGGAGTTCTGCATCCTGAATGGGACCGAGGATCACTCTAAGGCTGAGCTGGAAAAGGGCGTGGCCAG GTGTGGAGGTATTGTGGTTCAGAACCCAGGACGGGACACCTACTGCGTGATTGCAGGTGTGGAGAACATGCGTGTGAAGAATCTGATTTTGTCCAACCAGCACGATGTGGTCTGGGCTTCCTGGCTGCTGGAGTGCCTGGACCAAAAAGTAGTGGTCCCGTGGCAGCCACGCCACATGATCCACATGTCGCCCTCCACCAAGGAGCACTTTGCCAAGGAGTATGACAGCTACGGGGACAGCTACTCCGTGGACACAGATGAGCAGCAGCTGCGGGAGGTGTTTGGGCGGATCGGCAGCACAGACGGGCAGGCAGCCGTGGATGTCAGTCAGGTGGAGCAGCGTTACAACTGGGGCGACCTTCCCACCAGCATGTTCAGACCCTTTAAAGTTTACATGGACAGCTATGCCGACATAGGAGACCTTAAGAGCGCCATACCTGCCACGTGTTTGGAAATCAGAGCACTGGAGTTTCGCTATCATGGAGGCACAGTAGTGCAAAAGTTAGAAGAAGGAGTCTCTCATGTCATTATCACAGAGGAAACCAGACTCCTGGATTTAAGGACTCTGAGGCGCTGCTTTCGGAAAAAGTTTAAGATTGTAAGAGACTCTTGGGTGACTGACTCAATCAAAGAAGGGTATCTGATGAATGACACTGACTACTTAGTTTAA
- the LOC113127314 gene encoding insulin receptor substrate 2-like, producing the protein MASPPATGGHLLSNGTNGVKKYGYLRKQKHGHRRFFVLRESTESCPARLEYYESEKKWRNKSAAKRIITLDSCLCVNKRADAKHKHLIALYTKDEYFAVAADNEQEQESWFRVLTELIAEGKVYDSPVSTSSLVGFEEASYGLISPATAAYKEVWQVNLKSKGLGQIKNLTGVYRLCLSSRTISFVKLNSETAAVSLQLMNIRRCGHSDNFFFIEVGRSAVTGPGEFWMQAEDSVVAQNIHETILEAMKAMKELSEFRPRSKSQSASTNPISVPTRRNLNNLPPSQTGLVRRSRTDSMAASSPGRKFTSCRIRTASEGDGSVTRPVSMSISVNGSPTSPSSGNHLSRSHTLSSGRTCRILESSSNLHHSRSMPMSNSPPAASSPISMSPRGGASISTPDKARRPFSCSASISGSLSDTGFILCDDYSCSPGELKFLTLTRSDTPDSLSSTPPSRDISDPGGYMIMEGANVSRFGAGGEGLFDKAYRKRTHSLTTPRQQRVVAPLSSASLDEHTLMKMAHGQTCHSASPKVCYPEDYGDIEIGSSRSSSSNLGDDGYVPMTPGIAPQSGKVDNYVAMSPMCVSAPKQIVNPRVHPQAAVSSGFKTSSPCSSSLEDNGYMRMWCSSKSSMESPDRHGEYMNMSPGNPPPLQTPPDYHLGQLVRPVYQTGSLTLPAKLQASKNEDSSQYVLMSPQSLRQREVESDYYSLMQPSTAQTSPLSPSVPSPVRLGRTESLPYRGRLGRPNRLSLDTLKTLPSMNEHPLPGEPRSPGEYINIDFSLATESPSLSLASSGRGPGRPSLTDYINLELGSHSPKGAVTAAERLDPLPELSMCSCSEEDVVYHLDADKGSRGLDDKVKNDYTEMTFGMISTPPQLVPQSMASQSSRDRRLSLEDQGVPEAIGVFLLGATSSSTVDPDCSAKVIRANPQGRRRHSSETFSSTATVTPVFPSFARGDTMKRHSSVENISSRSSEGSDEEYGSPVNRQSSAAYPNGLNYLALNLLSNRDAEKCDDLAGFKPTSTCKGGINGLHSTPYVCLGFKEAATTAKD; encoded by the exons ATGGCAAGTCCTCCAGCGACGGGAGGACACCTGTTATCTAACGGGACGAACGGTGTGAAGAAGTACGGATACCTGAGGAAGCAGAAACACGGACACAGGCGCTTTTTCGTGCTCCGGGAGTCCACCGAGAGCTGCCCTGCCCGCCTGGAGTACTATGAAAGCGAgaagaaatggagaaacaagTCCGCCGCGAAACGGATCATAACTTTGGACTCCTGTCTGTGCGTAAATAAACGCGCCGACGCCAAACACAAGCACCTCATCGCCCTCTACACCAAGGACGAGTACTTCGCCGTGGCTGCAGACAACGAACAGGAGCAGGAGAGCTGGTTCAGGGTTCTGACTGAGTTAATAGCCGAAGGGAAAGTGTACGACAGCCCCgtctccacctcctctttaGTGGGCTTTGAAGAGGCCAGCTACGGACTCATTTCTCCTGCAACAGCTGCCTATAAGGAGGTATGGCAGGTCAACTTGAAATCCAAAGGCTTAGGTCAGATCAAGAACCTCACTGGAGTGTACAGGCTGTGTTTGTCCAGCCGGACCATCAGCTTCGTCAAACTGAactctgaaacagctgctgtcagtTTACAGCTCATGAACATCCGAAGATGTGGCCACTCAGACAACTTCTTCTTCATAGAGGTGGGCCGGTCAGCAGTCACCGGTCCTGGGGAGTTCTGGATGCAGGCAGAGGACTCTGTGGTAGCACAGAACATCCATGAGACCATCCTGGAGGCCATGAAGGCCATGAAGGAGCTGTCCGAGTTCAGGCCGCGGAGCAAAAGCCAGTCTGCTAGCACTAACCCCATCTCTGTGCCCACAAGACGCAACCTCAACAACCTCCCCCCCAGTCAGACGGGCCTGGTGAGGAGATCCAGAACAGATAGCATGGCAGCCTCTTCCCCAGGGAGGAAGTTCACATCCTGTCGGATCAGAACAGCCAGTGAGGGAGACGGAAGCGTGACCCGGCCTGTGTCCATGTCCATATCTGTGAATGGGAGCCCCACCAGCCCCAGCTCTGGGAATCACCTCAGCAGGTCTCACACTCTCAGCAGTGGGCGCACCTGCAGAATACTGGAGTCCTCCTCCAACCTGCATCACAGCCGCTCCATGCCAATGTCCAACTCCCCTCCAGCTGCCTCCAGTCCCATCAGCATGTCTCCCAGAGGGGGGGCTAGCATCTCCACTCCTGACAAAGCCAGGCGGCCTTTTAGCTGCAGCGCCTCCATCTCTGGCTCCCTTAGCGACACCGGCTTCATTTTGTGTGATGATTACAGCTGTAGCCCAGGTGAACTCAAATTCCTTACCCTGACCCGCAGCGACACCCCTGACTCCCTGTCCAGTACACCTCCATCACGTGACATCAGCGACCCAGGCGGCTACATGATAATGGAGGGGGCAAATGTCAGCAGGTTTGGTGCTGGTGGTGAGGGTCTGTTTGACAAAGCTTACAGGAAGCGAACACACTCGCTCACCACACCACGTCAACAGAGGGTGGTGGCGCCACTGTCTTCGGCCTCCCTGGACGAGCACACACTCATGAAGATGGCCCATGGACAGACCTGTCACTCCGCCTCCCCCAAAGTGTGCTACCCCGAGGATTACGGGGACATAGAAATCGGTTCGTCCAGGAGCTCCAGTAGCAATCTTGGTGATGACGGCTACGTGCCAATGACCCCGGGTATAGCGCCCCAGTCTGGCAAGGTAGACAACTACGTGGCCATGAGCCCAATGTGTGTCTCAGCACCAAAGCAGATTGTCAACCCTAGGGTGCATCCTCAGGCTGCTGTCAGCAGCGGCTTCAAGACCAGTTCCCCCTGTAGCAGCTCTCTGGAAGACAACGGCTACATGAGAATGTGGTGCAGCTCCAAATCCTCCATGGAGAGCCCAGACAGGCATGGTGAATATATGAACATGTCACCTGGAAACCCACCTCCACTCCAGACCCCCCCTGACTACCACTTGGGGCAGCTGGTGAGGCCAGTTTACCAGACCGGCTCCCTCACGCTTCCTGCTAAACTCCAGGCCTCCAAGAATGAGGACAGCAGCCAGTATGTGTTGATGAGTCCACAAAGTTTGAGGCAGAGGGAGGTAGAGTCAGACTATTATTCACTGATGCAGCCCAGCACAGCTCAGACCTCTCCACTCAGCCCCTCAGTGCCCTCTCCAGTCAGACTTGGCCGAACAGAGAGCCTGCCCTATAGAGGGAGGCTGGGCAGGCCCAACAGGCTGTCCCTGGACACCCTGAAGACCCTGCCCAGTATGAATGAGCACCCCTTACCCGGAGAGCCCCGGAGTCCTGGAGAGTACATTAACATAGACTTCAGCCTGGCTACAGAGAGCCCGTCTTTGTCTCTGGCTTCCAGCGGCAGGGGTCCAGGGAGGCCTTCTCTGACAGACTACATAAACCTGGAGCTTGGCTCACACTCACCCAAGGGggctgtcactgctgctgagcGCCTGGACCCACTCCCAGAATTATCCATGTGCTCCTGCTCAGAGGAGGATGTAGTGTACCATCTTGATGCTGACAAAGGGTCTAGGGGCCTCGATGATAAGGTGAAGAACGACTACACTGAAATGACATTCGGGATGATCAGCACACCTCCACAGCTTGTTCCTCAGAGCATGGCAAG CCagagcagcagggacaggaggCTGTCTTTGGAGGATCAGGGAGTCCCAGAAGCCATTGGGGTCTTCCTGCTTGGGGCCACCTCTTCCTCCACAGTGGACCCTGACTGCTCCGCCAAGGTGATCCGGGCCAACCCACAGGGACGTCGGCGCCACAGCTCGGAGACCTTTTCCTCTACTGCCACTGTGACCCCAGTCTTCCCTTCCTTCGCTCGCGGCGACACGATGAAGAGGCACAGCTCGGTGGAGAACATCTCATCCCGCAGCAGCGAGGGGTCTGACGAGGAGTATGGCAGCCCGGTGAACCGGCAGAGCTCGGCTGCCTACCCAAATGGACTGAACTACCTTGCCTTGAATCTGCTAAGCAACCGGGATGCGGAGAAATGCGATGACCTGGCTGGCTTCAAACCCACCAGCACCTGCAAAGGGGGCATCAATGGGTTACACAGCACGCCATATGTGTGCTTGGGATTCAAGGAGGCTGCAACCACTGCCAAAG ACTGA